Below is a genomic region from Fusarium oxysporum Fo47 chromosome XI, complete sequence.
CCAACCCATCCTTCGGTATCAAATCAGGCATCGTAGCAATGCTCACCCTCTTCGGATCAGGATTTACCTTCGCCTTCGCTCCTCTAAACTATGTCATCACCACTGAAATCCCCGCCCTCCGACTCCGCGACGCATCGCAGCGAACAGCATCCATCGTCAACGTCGTAGCCAACTTCCtcgtcagcttcagcatTCCCTACATGCTGTATCCTCAATACGCCGGTCTGGGCTCAAAGGTTGGATTTGTTTTCGCTGGCATTCTGGCATTGGCTATTGTCTTTGTTGTCTTTTGTGTTCCTGAGTGCAAGGGCAAATCTCTAGAGCAGATCGATCGTATGTTCAATGAGGGTATTGCTCTTCGCAAGTTTGGAAACTACAAGCCTGAGGATCTGActggagatgttgaggagatgggagGTAAGGAGAAGGGAAACGCTTCGGTTGTTGTCAACCACCGCGAACAATCATAAGCACCGTTCGTCCAAGTCTGTAATGAGCAATTGAAATAGGGTGGTAGAAATTAATTGTGGATGCATCAAGACCGGTATAAtagtttctttttttcattaatcatcatcatggcctcCATCTCGGTGACGGCAGCCAACAATTCGTTGTCATTTTGACAATAGCACTTCCTCTGGTCTCACTATAGAACTCATAACCGTCTCGTCCGCATCAGTTTGGATCGTCTCTATCGTCCGCTCAATGAATATGTTCTCAGCGCTAGACCCATCGGACTCGTTTCTTCGTTTCACTCTCAGTATAGTGTCTCGGACGAATTGACGGGCTCCAGGCATGCATGCCACCATCATGCCTACGCAAATCTCGATGTTTGACCAGATTATTATTCCGACGGAGTCGGCTGCGTGGACAGTCAGCAGAAGTTAGCATAGAGACTCGAGTGTTTTGTACCGGTTATGTTCCGTGAAGTTGAAAATACTATAAGGCTTGGGATCCGAACGGAACTGACGATTGTAAGGCTACATTATAACGATGAGCATGAATAACATTGTACAGACACTTTAGACAACTTACAAGAGGCCCACTCCGAACATGGCAATTACCCCAATCTTTTTCTTCAGCTTGATCCCGATTTTCAGCAGTTGCGTCATTGGAAGAATCATCATCCAAATATCCAAAGCAACGTTCCATGCACCATGTGTTATGCCTATGAGATTTCCACTCAAGATAACACCTTGCggattcttgttcttccacCCATTCCAAAACAGATCGAGTGGCCTTCGTTGAGCGAGGATGAGTGCTAGATATAGGGGACACATGACGAGAATAAAGATCGTAGTCCATCGAACAATGGTGCGGAATTTCTGATCAGGGAATATGcgaaggaagaaggttagGATCGATAGTTTCACGAGGGCGAGAGCTGTAGCGTACGATAGTTCGGAAGCGAAAATCAGCTAGATTTGTTAGACTTGTAATTACACCATTGTGTCATGATCTCCTACGATGAGAAAGGTGCGaatatcatcttcttccacgaACCAAATATCGAGTCCGAGACCCTTCGAAGTGACTAACGTCGCACAACTTGCGTCAGCATTATATCAGGAtgtgatgagaaggataACACCCACGGACTTGGCAGAAAATATTAAATGCGATAATAAATGGCTATTTAATCGTCAGGGGCACGGCCACAAAAGTTTGATTGCATCACATACCAGAGTTGCTATAATCAGACTATCATCATGCCCATATGGCACGAATCCAATTATCTTTGAGATGGCTCTCATGGTAAAGAAGACCATAGCCAAAATGCCTATTGTCAAACAGCTGATTCGAATTTCTTGACGACGGTCGGTGATCGGCCAGTCGCATGCGCGGGACGTTCTGTTCTTGAAGTCTAGCTATTGCGTTAGCCATTGATATTGAGGCCACCAAACGCAATTTGACGAAGCCTACCCAAGATCTCGGTGAAATTACAGTCGTGTTTGACGCATACTTCTACACTATGATAAAGTGACTTATATTGGCATAGGTCGTCCGTTTGGCTGCCTTGAAAAGCTTCTGTGTCGTTCGTCTTCGTGAAACATGTCCTCTACACTCGTCAGCTTCAGATTGATTCAATCAAGTCAATGATACTGACCGCACACTCGGATGTTCCGGCTAAAGGATCGACGGCGCGTCTGTCAAGCTCATGAGTTTGGGCTAAACCTCCAGCAGGTATCAAGCATAATGCAAACGCGTATAATACTCGACGTACGAGCATCGTAGCATTTGGCAACGAAACGTTGTccaaacaaaacaaaacacaAATTCGTTCCTTGGAGCGCGATCATCATTCTTATGCAAGGGGGAGATTACATATCTGCCCTTGTGGCGCAGACATCCCGAAACCTAACGCCCTTTTTTGCATCGAATTGGCTCTTTTAGGGATTGTACACGGCAAGTTCCAGGTATCGTGGCGCGTGTGTAACGAATATGGCTTCGATCTTTGAGACAATCATGGTTGTTTGAGCACGCAAATATCGATCTGTAGCACAGTGCGATTTGTTTTCAGGGATGTTAGCTTGATCGGGGCCGTCGTGGCTGCCGGATCT
It encodes:
- a CDS encoding uncharacterized protein (expressed protein) yields the protein MLVRRVLYAFALCLIPAGGLAQTHELDRRAVDPLAGTSECARTCFTKTNDTEAFQGSQTDDLCQYKSLYHSVEVCVKHDCNFTEILDFKNRTSRACDWPITDRRQEIRISCLTIGILAMVFFTMRAISKIIGFVPYGHDDSLIIATLPFIIAFNIFCQVLTSKGLGLDIWFVEEDDIRTFLILIFASELSYATALALVKLSILTFFLRIFPDQKFRTIVRWTTIFILVMCPLYLALILAQRRPLDLFWNGWKNKNPQGVILSGNLIGITHGAWNVALDIWMMILPMTQLLKIGIKLKKKIGVIAMFGVGLL